GCCCAGCATGTCGTCGATTTCCTTGTTCCCGCTGGAGGTGAACTCGTCGTCGAAAGCCTGATGATGCTCCGCGGCGATGAGGCGCGGGAAAATGTGCAGACCGCCCTTCTCGATCGTAAAATCATGGTAGCCGCCGCGGAACTTGATGCCACGCATCTTGACGACCCGCATGCGGCGGCGCTCGGCGCCGAAGTCGATCGCAAGCTGCTCCAGCAACACAACCCCGTGGGAAATCGAATGAAGTTGCAGGTCGTTCTGTTGAGACGACAGATCATCAAGAAGAATGACCGTGCACTGCCGGCTGGTGAAGAAGTGCTTCAGCGCCAGGACCTGGCGCCGGTAACGCAGGGGACTGTGCGCGAGGAGGCGCAATTCCGAAAGGCTGTCGATGACCACGCGCTTCGGGTTGAGTTCGGAGACGCGATCGAGAATGAGTTTCGTCGTTTCGTTGAGCTCCATTTCCGCCGGATGAAAGACCGTCAGCTCGCGGTCGGGATCGAGCGTGGTTTCCGGAGGGACGAGTTCGAATACCTCCAAACCCTTGAGCGACCAGCCGTGACGGGAGGCGACGAGCTGCAGTTCGCGTTCCGTCTCGGAAAGGGTGATGTAAAGCACTTGCTCTCCCTGGCGGACACCTTCGAGCAGAAATTGCAGGGCGATCGTGGTTTTCCCCGTCCCGGGCCGGCCCTCGTAAAGATAAAGCCGGTTTTCATCGAGGCCGCCGTCGAGGATGGTATCGAGACCGGGCACGCCGCTCGATATACGCGGAGGGTCGATAAACTCCGCCTCTTCGAACCGTTCTGTCATGTTCAACCTTTGCAGTGGAAACCCTTGAACAAGATCATATAGATTGCGGCGGACAAGCCTCAAGAGGGCCACCGACGGTATGCCGGACGGCTTTCGAAAGGCTCGCCCGCCCCACAAAGCATCAGGCGGAATGTTGTTCCCAGTACCAGGCCACATACATCATTTTTTTGTCCTGCCTGCGGCTTTTCAAGAAGGCGCGGATGGAACGCACATCTTCCTTTTCGCAGGCGACCCAGACGAAGGTATCATCCTCGGTGGAAACGACCGCTTTCTTGGCTTCTTCCGCCAGAATGCCTTTCGCTCCGGCCGGATAGCTCCGCCGATGCAGCCAGCGGACATCCAACGAACCCGCTGACGGAAGCGGCTGTTCCTCCGCATCGTCCAGCACTTCGATGATTGCTTGCATCCGGGTGCCCGGCGCCACTTCGGCCGCGATCCGGGCGATGGCGGGAAGAGCGCTTTCGTCGCCGACCAGAAGAATGGACTGTGCTGCCGGAAGACTGCCGCCTCCGGGCCCGAGCAGCGCTACTTTTTCTCCGGGCTGCACGTCGCGGGCGAAGTCGGCTCCAAGTGTCGCAACGTGGGTTGCTGGATGTTGCAGGAAGTCGATCGACAATTCCCGGCGTTCGATATCGACGGCGCGGATCGTGTATATGCGAACCAGAATCTCGTCTTCTCCCTCGGGCCAGGCGACGCGGCCGTCTTGGCGGATTCCCGGCCATACCGGCGGCCTGCCCTT
This genomic window from Neorhizobium galegae contains:
- a CDS encoding DUF2218 domain-containing protein, whose product is MNAVQSLKLSGVALPKDAERMLDEICEHFIEHADVQRTRDHALLKSKSSTTSIRLADSKLLIELACESEAALQLNRTMIAEHLFYFAGEDPFELTWSEHSSLAVLPNIHEVTVVSAEDVTPHMRRVKFACADVAPFVGGDMHVRLLVPPKGRPPVWPGIRQDGRVAWPEGEDEILVRIYTIRAVDIERRELSIDFLQHPATHVATLGADFARDVQPGEKVALLGPGGGSLPAAQSILLVGDESALPAIARIAAEVAPGTRMQAIIEVLDDAEEQPLPSAGSLDVRWLHRRSYPAGAKGILAEEAKKAVVSTEDDTFVWVACEKEDVRSIRAFLKSRRQDKKMMYVAWYWEQHSA
- a CDS encoding ATPase domain-containing protein, with product MTERFEEAEFIDPPRISSGVPGLDTILDGGLDENRLYLYEGRPGTGKTTIALQFLLEGVRQGEQVLYITLSETERELQLVASRHGWSLKGLEVFELVPPETTLDPDRELTVFHPAEMELNETTKLILDRVSELNPKRVVIDSLSELRLLAHSPLRYRRQVLALKHFFTSRQCTVILLDDLSSQQNDLQLHSISHGVVLLEQLAIDFGAERRRMRVVKMRGIKFRGGYHDFTIEKGGLHIFPRLIAAEHHQAFDDEFTSSGNKEIDDMLGGGLERGTNVLFLGAAGVGKSSLALTYAVAAANRGEHAVIYAFDEGRGTLQARARNLGFDLQTHLDSGLIRLQQIDPAELSPGEFTANVQKSVEVDGARVVVIDSLNGYMNAMPDERFLVLQMHELLTYLGQRGVLTILVLAQHGLVGPLEAPLDLSYLSDSVVMLRYFEVQGTVRRAISVVKKRSGRHEHSVREFNLADNGIKLGPPTLEFTGVLAGSPYFSAAPVTSSADGNNGAR